The genomic DNA GATATTTTATTATACCATCTTTATAAAAATACTATAAAATAGAAACCTAAATTTATTTATAAATATTTTTATAATATAAAGTCTCACAGTAAAGACTTTAAAGATACTGAAATATATTATACAAGGAGGAAAAAAATGTTAAAAAGAAAAGCAGGATTGGTTACAGTAATAATTTTACTTATGAGTTTTTTCATTTCTTGCCAATCCAAAAAAAATGAAGAAACAAAAAAAGAAAGCACAGAAAGCAAAGAAGGGAGTGAAATAACTTTGATGATACCCGATTGGGGAGCTCCTACTGATGAAATGTTGGCTGAATTTAAAGCTGAAACGGGAATTACCGTTAAAGTGTTACCCACAGCATGGGATGATACAAAAAGTAAAATTTCTATTGCCGCAGCAGGAAAAAAAGCTGCAGCAGATGTTATTGAAGTAGACTGGTCATGGGTTGGTGAATTTCAAAGTGCAGGCTGGCTCGAACCTCTTGAAGTGGATGAAACTACACAGAAAGATATACCGTCTATTTCCTATTTCAAAGTGGATAACAAGATATATGCTGTCCCTTATGCAAACGGATTAAGATTAGCATACATAAACAAAGAAATGTTCTCTAAAGCGGGAATCAATAATTTTCCGAAAACCTGGGTCGAAATGGAAGCAGCTTTTGATAAGCTGAAACAAAATAAAGTTGTGGAATATCCTATGCAGTTCCCTCTTAATGCTGAAGAAAAAACTACTACATCATTTGTCACTTTAGCATATACAAGAAACGGGAAAATATTCAATGCTGATGATACTTTGAATAAAGAAAGTGCGTTAGATGCTCTGAAATTGATAAAAATGTATTTGGATAAAGGATATATAAATCCTTCCAGTGTGTCCACACCGGGCATCGACACATTCAGAGGTATTAATAACGCTTTAGGTGCTTTTCTAATAGGGCCTACATCTTTCATCACAAGTTCAAATGATCCTAAAGTATCCAAAGTTGTCGGTCAGATTACTACTGTTCCTGTACCGGGAATCAATGATTCTGCCAAAGAAACTATTACATTTACTGAAGCAGTAGGTGTATCTTCTTATTCTCAAAATAAAGAAGCTGCAAAAAAATTTGTTGAATGGTTCTCAAGATCTGATGTTCAGCTTAAACTTAACAAAGCTATAAATAATACTCCTACAAGAACAAGTGTAATAGAACAGATGGTAAAAGAAGGTATTATCAAAACTCCGGGTTCAATAGTAGAGCAATCCAAAATAGTTGCTTCACCTTTCCCTAACGGTGTACCGAAATATTATACAAAAATGAGTACGGAAATGTTTAATATTATTAACCAGTTAGGACAGGGAAAACTTACACCTGAAGAAGCTGCAGATAAAATGGAAGAAAAAGTAAATGAACTTGTAAAACAGAATAAAAAATAATAATAAATAAAAATGGAGGATATTATTCCTCCATATTTTTTAATCGTAATATATGAAGATTTTGAAAATACGGCATATCAGTAAAAAATATTTATTCCGATATTACATTTTTCAAATACTTTATTTGAAAAAAATATTTGATATTCTTATAAATTTCAGTTTATTTTAATATTAAAATGATATAATAATTATATAAATAATTCTTCTGATAACATAAAAAACAGCATACTTATAATCGGTTTAAAAATCATATTGAAATATAGTAATCAGTTAATCTATATCTTATTAATTTATTATATTTAATTCAGTTTTATTATATAAAAACCGAAACTGCACATAATCCTTTTAAAAGTCGGAAAATATATTCATTTATATTTTTATAAATTTTGGAAAATCAGTAAAAATTATTATTTATAACTTGAAAATAACTGTCACTTTATAAAACAGATTTAAAAATCTAAAAAGTAAAGTCAAAATAAGAAGGAGTTCCTAAGATGAAAAGTAAAAAGAGCTTTTTCCTGTTACTGCTGATATTTACCATATCTTTTTTTCAACTTACAAAAGCTGATGAAATAACGACAGAAACTTTGAATATGAATATAACCAATACAAATATAAAAATTTCCATTTATAATGTAAAAAAAATATTAACTTCCCATTCAGGGTTATCTGAAAAAGATATAAAAATAACGAAACTCATATTGAAAAAGGAGAAAAGAATACTTTTTTATGAAATAAGATTTTTAACCAAAAATAAAAGATACAATTATAATATTGATGCAAACACCGGAAAAATCTTAAAATATAGTGAAGAAAATAAAATCCCTATTAAAGAAAAAATAAACATTTTTGATATTATAAAGATACCTTTTAATTAAAAAGAATGTACAGGAGAAAAAAATGAAAAAGACTTTATTAAAAATGATTTTGATAATTTTATTTATAATTCCGACTTTTTCGTCTGAAAGAAAAAATACTAATGACGACCAATGGTATGGGGAACAACTGAAAGAATTTCTTGAAACTGGAAAACATATAAACATATATACGCAGTTGGCAATAGCAAGAAATAATTACGTTGCTCTCGATACCGAAGAAATCCTTTTAAAATCCGTAGAAAAGAATAAGAATAATTACATCGCATTAATGCTGCTTGGGATATACTATGTCAATATAGAGGAAAACTATAAAAAGGCTGAAGAATATTTCAAAAAAGCAATTAAAACTGCTCCATACAATAAAAGAGTATTCCCAAGTTATAAAGCACTGGCAATAATATATAATGCTTTGGAAATGAAAAATGAAGCCGAAGCCGAATATAAAAAAATGATTCAAATATTCCCTGAACATCCTGAAGGTTACTATGGAACTGCCGTTATTAATTATAATAAAAAAAATTACAAAGAAGCCGTTATTAATTCGCAAAAAGCAATAGAACTCTATAAAAACAATATTTCTGAAAAATATTTTTATTTAACGCCTGACGAACAGGAAAAAGGTATAATAAATTCACAGAGAATAATATTTTACTCTTATTTAAAAAACAATAATTATGAACAAGGATTTGATGAGTTTTTTTTAGTATACCCTTCTTTAAAAAAAGTATTCAGCAATAAAGATGTATTTAATATTCTCAGATTTATTTCTATTGAAAATGAAAAAATAAAAAACAGTCATAAATCACTTTACAAAAAAAATATTGAAAAATTTAAAAAATTAGGAATATAATATATAAAAAGTAAATAAAAAAAGGAGTGTATCACTATGAAAAGATTTTTGATTTTATTAACAATTTTAATTACAATACAAGGGTTTTCAGTACAGTATACAATAATAAAAAGTCCTCTTGTAACTTATTCAAAAGAAACATTTAGAAAGGAAAATGCCGAGCTTGAAAAATCAGTAACTGAGTTTTCTTCAACAGAGGGTATCAAAAAAATGGCAAAACTGTATTCTTTGGAACATTTTAAAAGGACGGGAGATTTAGTATTTTTTTATAATTCTGCCGTAGCTTTGGGAAATTCCATAGCACAGAGTAATGTCGAAAGCTCTATAAAAATAGAAAAAATAGAATACATTTCAAATACAAAAGCAAAAGTTACATTAAAAAGCAAAATAAAAGATATCAGTCTGCTTTCTGAAAAAGAAATCGAAACAATAAGAAATACTGTCGAACAAAAAGTTGAAAAAAAGATAGGTTACAGTTTAGAGCAATGGAAAAATAAAATAACGTCCCAAAAAGAAGCAGAAAAAGTTTTTTCAGCATATTCCGAAATCTTAGGGGAAGTTCTGGGAAACAAGCTTAAAACTGTAAAACAAACTAAAATACAGATTAAATCCTATACATTTGAAAAAATCGATGGAAAATGGAGAATAGCTAATTAAAATTTCTTCTGAAAAATAAGTTTTCCGTGAGGGAGAGGGTGCGCTGCCGCCCTTCCTTATTACTATTTTTTTCTACACTTTTAAAAAAACTTAACAAGATATTACCATTTTTTTGTAAAAAGGTTGAACCAAAAAACTCCCAAACCCAAATTATTTCTAACTCAAAAACACTCCGTTCACTAAAAAATTACAAACTCACTTCGCTCAAACAATGATTTCTCTTTACGTTCATTCACATATTTTTTTCGTTAAAATAATTTGAATATCGGGTTTTAAATTATAATTTAAGTGTATACTTCTATTATTACAATCTAACTGTACTGTTTTTTAAAGCTATTTTCTTTATACTTCAGCTCTCCTTCAACATTCAAATCTTATTGCATAAAAAATACATAGAAAAATTTTTTTAATGAAGGAAAATTAACTCTTCTTAAATAAATCTATCGAATTTAAAGCTATAAAACCAATTCCTATTACCATTATAACCGCTCCAATCCAAACTTCCGGAGAAAGCAACCAACCTTCTTCTCCCATAATAACTCTAATTACAATCCAACAGAAAAACGGTCCCCAAAATGAAGAAGCATTACATGCCATTCCCAATGCAGCTCCGCATATGGAGTTTCCTTTATACCATAACGAAAAAGCAAAAAGAGTAAAAAATCCGTTTATAATAAAGAAAATAACTGATGAAGTATCCGTCACTGCCTGTACTGCCATTTGTAAAGTCGCTGTCATACTGCCGTTAAAGAAACTGAGAACAGGTAACAAAATAAATAAATTAAATATTCCTGAAATTGTCTGTCTGACTGTAATCCCTATTTCATAATCAATAAAAGTTGTACTGTATCCGGCAACAATTCCTTCGAGTCCCCAGCCGAAAGCAGCAATAAATGCAATAATTAATCCTAAAATCAGATTATTTCCTGCTGTTCCGTTAATACTGCTCATCCCGATCAGAAGTCCGGCAAAAACGCAGACTATCACACCAAAAATTTTTCTTTTATTCAATTCCTGTTTCAATATTATTTTTCCAAGCAATGCACCGGTAGCCGGTGTCAGTGCCGTTATGGGTATAACTAAAAAACCTGCAAGCTGAAAGGCGATTATATATGCTATTCCCGCAATGGGGCCTCCTATTGCTGCTGCAAACAAGATTTTCCCTTCTTTTGACCTGATGCATTCAAAAAAGTTACGGCTTTTCTTTTTCTTTATAATAATTATCCATGCCCAGACTGCACTTATCAAATCATTTAAAGTAGCTCCCAGCGCTCCTACAATGTAAATAACTGCAAATTCCGACAGTAAAGTATTTACTCCTTTCCATTCACTCCAGATTCCCTTGTTCATTCCTACCGAAATAAATGCCGAATAAAATCCGTAACACATTCCTGCAAGAACCGACACAATAATTCCTATACTGATACCCGTTTTTTTATTTTCTATTCCGTTTTCCTTATTCCTGATTATTTTATTTATGATGTGCTTTCTTCCAATAAATCCTTATTTATAGAAGAGTTTTCTCAAAATAAAAATTATATTTTAAAACTCCCGAATAATCATTAGCAGAATAAAAGTACTATGATTAAACGGGAGTTTTAAAATATCAGTTATAGTATATTTCAAATTAAATCTTTATTTGAAACAGTTTCAGTTTTTCCTGTTTTACTGTATAATTTCTATACCTTAAATACAGTTTGTCCGTCTACTTCTTTAGTCAAAGCATCTAATGCCACTGAAACTCTGTGTTCTCTCAGTTCATACTGCTCTTCTTTAGATGTAGCAGGATCTCCTAAAGGATAAGGAATAGATATAGTAGGTACTATTTTATTTACTCCTACTGTAAGAGCAACCGGTACTAAGTTACACATTTGAACTATAGGTATCCCAGCTTTTTCAATTTCTTTAACAATCGTTGCACCGCAACGTGTACAAGTACCTCAAGTGGAAACCATTATAACGCCGTCTACATTATCGGCTTTTAAATGTTCCAACATTTCTTTACCCATTCTCGAAGCTTCTGCCTGAGTAGTTCCGGTACCTACTGTACTGTAGAAATAGTCATGAAGCTTTCCGTAAACTCCTTTTTTCAATAAATCTTTCATTACATCTAAAGGTACAATTACATTTGGATCATTGTCGGCAGCAGCAGGGTCAAATCCTGCATGAATAGTCTTAAATTCTCCCGATTTAAGTCTATCCATTTTTGATATATCGTATCTTCCCCATCTTGTAGCAGAAGCGGATTGTATTCTGTCCGGATTATCTACAGGAACTATACCTCCTGTTGTTAAAACTGCAATTTTAGCACTTTTTAAATCTTTTATAGGTGCTGCAACAGGAACGGAATCTTTTTTAGGTATAGGAAGTTCAGTCTGAAACTCTTCACCTTTAAGTTTTTTGATAAGCATATCTACACCACGTTTAGCAGCACTTACTTTGGAGTCAAGCCATACCTGGTGTCTTATTCCTCTTGCAAAATAACCGTTTTCTTCAGCTCCTCCTGTTTCTTCATTTTTAAGAACTTTGTCTATATATTTTGTAACCGCTTCAGCATCATTTTTCATAGAAGCGGCTGAACGTCCTCCTTCAAATATAGGTATTTCCTTTTTAAACATTTCCACTCCCGGATTTTCTACGTTCATGGAAGTCACTACAGGAACATTATATTTTTCCTTAATTGCTTTACAGATGTTTCCACAAGCCACTCCATATCTTCCGGCTTGAAATGCAGGTCCTGCTATAAACACGTCAAAATCCAGATCTTTTAT from Leptotrichia sp. OH3620_COT-345 includes the following:
- the grdH gene encoding betaine reductase selenoprotein B, producing the protein MKKAILYINQFFGGIGGEDKADFKPVLQEGVVGPGMAFNAAMKEAQITHTIICGDNYMGSNKDEAIAEILELIKDLDFDVFIAGPAFQAGRYGVACGNICKAIKEKYNVPVVTSMNVENPGVEMFKKEIPIFEGGRSAASMKNDAEAVTKYIDKVLKNEETGGAEENGYFARGIRHQVWLDSKVSAAKRGVDMLIKKLKGEEFQTELPIPKKDSVPVAAPIKDLKSAKIAVLTTGGIVPVDNPDRIQSASATRWGRYDISKMDRLKSGEFKTIHAGFDPAAADNDPNVIVPLDVMKDLLKKGVYGKLHDYFYSTVGTGTTQAEASRMGKEMLEHLKADNVDGVIMVSTUGTCTRCGATIVKEIEKAGIPIVQMCNLVPVALTVGVNKIVPTISIPYPLGDPATSKEEQYELREHRVSVALDALTKEVDGQTVFKV
- a CDS encoding PepSY domain-containing protein, whose protein sequence is MKSKKSFFLLLLIFTISFFQLTKADEITTETLNMNITNTNIKISIYNVKKILTSHSGLSEKDIKITKLILKKEKRILFYEIRFLTKNKRYNYNIDANTGKILKYSEENKIPIKEKINIFDIIKIPFN
- a CDS encoding M48 family metallopeptidase, with protein sequence MKKTLLKMILIILFIIPTFSSERKNTNDDQWYGEQLKEFLETGKHINIYTQLAIARNNYVALDTEEILLKSVEKNKNNYIALMLLGIYYVNIEENYKKAEEYFKKAIKTAPYNKRVFPSYKALAIIYNALEMKNEAEAEYKKMIQIFPEHPEGYYGTAVINYNKKNYKEAVINSQKAIELYKNNISEKYFYLTPDEQEKGIINSQRIIFYSYLKNNNYEQGFDEFFLVYPSLKKVFSNKDVFNILRFISIENEKIKNSHKSLYKKNIEKFKKLGI
- a CDS encoding extracellular solute-binding protein translates to MLKRKAGLVTVIILLMSFFISCQSKKNEETKKESTESKEGSEITLMIPDWGAPTDEMLAEFKAETGITVKVLPTAWDDTKSKISIAAAGKKAAADVIEVDWSWVGEFQSAGWLEPLEVDETTQKDIPSISYFKVDNKIYAVPYANGLRLAYINKEMFSKAGINNFPKTWVEMEAAFDKLKQNKVVEYPMQFPLNAEEKTTTSFVTLAYTRNGKIFNADDTLNKESALDALKLIKMYLDKGYINPSSVSTPGIDTFRGINNALGAFLIGPTSFITSSNDPKVSKVVGQITTVPVPGINDSAKETITFTEAVGVSSYSQNKEAAKKFVEWFSRSDVQLKLNKAINNTPTRTSVIEQMVKEGIIKTPGSIVEQSKIVASPFPNGVPKYYTKMSTEMFNIINQLGQGKLTPEEAADKMEEKVNELVKQNKK